Within Nitrospirota bacterium, the genomic segment CAGGAAATACGAGGGAGAACTGAACTATGCCCCGCTGATACGTCTGAACTTTTCGAAAACCCTGTGCAGTTTTTTGTTTGACAATGACAGGCAGAAGGAGCAGGAGTTTTTCAGTGAATGGAAAAGGCTCCTTTTGTTGAGGGGAAAAAGGTAAAATACTCCGGTATTCATGTTGCCGGGACGGCGACAGATATAAGATTTTGCATTATGCCGGTCACTGCATGTCCCGGGAAAGGAGCAGGGCGTCTTGGAAGTATTCATTATCATTGGCATTATCGTCATTCTCTTTGTCGTACTGCCCAGACTCAAGAAAAAAATAAAAAAGCCGGAACAGTAATGAAATGACCGTGAGATTCCGGGAGATCTCTGTTACGCATTGAGGACAGAGTTCAGCAGGAAGGCCGGGTCATTCCTTCCCGGAGATTCCGATTCCCTCCAGAGCCCTTTTATGGGAAGAATTAACCTTTAGGGCGTTGGTGAAATATCCCTTTGCCCTTAGTTTGAACCCGAGTTTCAGGTAGACATGTCCAAGCTCTGCCATGATATCGAGATCAGAAGGCTTCAGTTCGAGTGCTTTGTTCAATGCGGTGACCGCTTCTTTCAGGTTCCCGGCCCTTTCAAGGGCGCAGCCGTGATAGTAATGGAATACCGCAACAGACCTGTCAAAATATACGGCGGAAGCAAAGAGGCCGGCTGCTTCACCAAATTTCTTTTTTCTGAATAATATCTTCCCTTCGAAAAATTTGGACTGGGCAATTTCCCTGTTTTGCACGGTTCCGGACTGGAGAGGTGGTTTGCTGTCATCATGCTCCTTTCTTTTTTCAGGATCCCTGAGAGTGATATAGGCGTTGGTGATATAGGTGAAAACCTCGATAAGTTTTTTCTTCATATCTTCAGGGAGGCTGAAATTGCGGTCAGGATGATATTCCTTTGCAGCTTGGTAAAATGCCTTTTTGATCTCATCGTCTGATGCATCTTTTTTCAGACCGAGGACACCGTAGTATCCGAGAGTGCTGTATTGCGCATGCATTACGTGTATCTTTTCGATCAACTCCTGAGGGGGTTCCTGGGTTCTGTCAAACACGTCGGCAATACTGATTCCGTGAGGAGATTCATCCTCCTGTTTTGTGACGAGTATCCTTACTTTCAGAAGAGCATAAATGGTCTTCAGGGTTTCGGCCGGTGGTTCAGGGGAGAGCCTTACAATGTCTTCCATTCGTGTTTTTCCGTCGACGAGCGAGACGACCGTTCTGTCTGCGGGATCCAGGTCAACACTCTGGAAAAGGTTCAGAGGAGTTGTTGAAAAATCTATTATATGGTTCATGAGGTGTTTTTCAAGCAGTCCGATATCCGCATTTCTCTTTGTTTCTTCAAAGATCAGATCTGCGACAGGAAGCCTCAATGCAGGCGCATCTTTCAGGCTGAAGGGAGTCTCTCTGAACTCAAAATCCGCGTCTTTGAGGGAGAAAATGCTTTCAATAATCTGCTTTGCCTGCAGTTCGACTGCAGTGACAAGCCCGGCAGGCTGCAAAAAACCTGCACCGGTGAGTATTACTGCATAACGTTTCCCGGTCTGCTCCTTAAGTCTTGAAACTTCAGCATACTGGTCCCGAGTGATTTTCCCGGACAGGAGGAGTATGTCACCGAGCCGATCTTCATCCTGATTTGATGCTGCGAATATGATGCTCCCGTTTCTAATATAAACATTTTTGATGACATTCCCCTTGCGCACATCGAGGATTCCTGTCTTCAGGGTTTTCTGAAGACCGAGAAAAATATCTGATGGTTCATAATCATTGAATGAGCCGTTGATCGGACCTGTTTTAAGAATACCGGCCCTAAGGCGGGAATGAATCGCCTGTATCCACTGCACACGGCCTTTCTGGCGCAGCTTCAGCCCATCCACAGTCAGGCATATGATATCCCCGGGTCTGAGCGGAATTGATACATCGGTCAGAATGCTGATGCCGTTAAAGGAGTAATCAAAGGTTTTTGCCTGAAAAGACTTTTTGCCGATGCTGACAATACAGTCGAAGTCCCTTGCGTATCGTCTGAATGCCCGTATTTCCAGGTCAACTTTTGTCTGAGGATTCTGCACCATTTCCTTTAGTAATTATAGATTATTGCGACGGCAATTACATACCGGAAACCATCATCCCCGCCCTGCGATTCGCAGACTTTTCGGGGATCGGATGATGTTCCAAAGAAAGATTTGCTAAGAGACATTGAAGCATTGATTTCTCGGCCGCTTGGAATCTTTTGACTATCGCAAGGATTATTCACTAAGATTAATCAGGGAATCTCTGATATTACACGCGAATGGTAAGAAACGAAACAATGTAACATCGAAAAGGATATTCAACAGACATGAAAAGAAAAAAGGCATCTCACCTGGCGGAGGACTCAGAATCTTTTTTGAGGGATACGGTGAGTGAGGCCATGAAGAATTACGAGATGAGGCCTTCGCAGGTCGATATGATGCGCGCCTGTGCAGAGAATATTGAGCATGGCGGGATTCTCCTTGCAGAAGCAGGAACAGGGACCGGCAAGACATTCGCCTATCTCATCCCGGTCGTCCTTTCCGGCAGGAAAACGATATTGTCCACGAAAACAATCAACCTTCAGGAACAGCTTGTCGAAAAGGACCTGAAGTTTCTCTCCGGACTGAAAGGGTTTTCCTATGCGATAGCGAAGGGACGGTCAAATTACCTCTGCCTGAGGCGCCTCAATGCGCTGCGGCATGAAGATTCATATGAAGCAGAAGAATACAGGAGCTTTGTGGTTTGGGCATCGGACACGGAAACCGGAGACATCGAGACATTCAAAGGCAGAAGAACCTCTCTCTGGGACAGGATATGTGCAGATCCGGATGCCTGCAGGGGTAACAAATGCAGGTACTACCGGCAGTGTTTCTACTTCAGGGCACGCCAGAAATGGGGAAAAGCGCAGATAGTGGTTGCGAACCATGCACTGACAGGGATCAACTGCATGCTTGCAGGTGATGCGAGAATACTGCCCATAGCAGAGGTGATGATTCTTGACGAAGCACATGCGCTGGACAATGTCCTGTCAGAAGTGATCGGCAGCACGCTTTCGAACAGGGGGTTTGACAGCGTGCTGAACAGGCTGCTGAAGACTGATGAGCGGGGACATTACAGGGGACTGCTTTCGAAGTCACCCCATCTGTTTTCTGCTCTTGAGTCCCTGAGAGCTGAGGCGAGAATGTTCTGGACAATGCTGAACAGTAACTACAGGGACAGGGAAATGATAGAAGGTGTTTTTAAAGATTCCGGTATGACTATTGGTATTGCTGCGGCGATTCACTCGCTTATCGAGGACATACGCACTTCAGTCAGCGGTCTTTTCGAGGAAGACGAAGAGACCGAACTTATTGCGGCGCTGGCAAAGCTCAGCGTATTCTCATACGGTCTTGAGGAGTTTACCGCAGGGGAAGAAAGCGTTGTGAGGTGGGTGGAGATTGAGAATGGAAGGACAGCATTGCGGATATCGCCTGTATATCCCAGGGAATTTGTTCTCACCCGTATTGTGCCTGAATACCAGTCAATTATCCTTACCTCCGCGACGCTGTCTGTGGAAGGAAATTTCAGCTGTATTGCACAGGTGCTCGGGGTGGAAAACTCTGTGCAGCTAGCGCTTCCCTCCCCCTTTGATTTCAAAACTCAGGTTGCTGTCGTGATCAGGGAAGGGGTGGATCTGAAGGAAAGGGATGGGCCGGAAAAACTTGCGGAAGTCATCATTGACGAAGCAACCAGAAGAGACGGAGGAATTCTCGTGCTCTTTACCTCCCGGGATATTATGAAGAAGACGTGGAAACTCTGTGCTGAGGATCTTGAGCAGATGGGTTTTAATCCAATGATTCAGGGAGAACTGCCCAACAGAGTCATGCTTCAAACCATGAGGGATAGCGAAAACAGTATCGTGTTTGGCCTTGATTCCTTCTGGGAAGGGATCGATGTCCAGGGCAATTCACTGAAATCTCTTATCATTACCAAGCTTCCATTTGAAGTTCCGACCGAACCGGTTGTCATGGCACGGACAGCGATGATTGAAAAGGAAGGAGGCAACCCGTTTTATGAATACAGCCTCCCCAGAGCTGTGCTGAAATTCAGGCAGGGGTTCGGGAGGCTTATACGTGCGAAAACCGACAGGGGAAGGATCATTATCTGTGACGGGAGGATCGAGACCAGGGCCTATGGGCGAATCTTCAAAAGAGTTTTTTCCCTCTGATGAATGCGATATCGTATGTATTTTGCTAGATGACAGGAGATGCTGGTGGTTGAAGTCATATTTATATTACAGTTGCTGGAACCATAGTGGCGATAATCTTCGGCATTGTGTACTGGATAAAAGACAGAAAAGACAGCCGACCCTGAAGAATGTTCCCCGCCGGGGAAAAAGATCAGAAGGGAAAAGACTGCAGGCATGGATTATAATTATAGTTGTGGATCCATATTCAGCGCAGCCTGAAGGCGGATGCGGGTACAATGAGGTACAGCGCCTTGCACCTGCCGGGCTTTTCACCGGCCCGGAAATGCATGGCAGGACCGGGGAGGGAATAACGGCGAATGGGCACTGAAGTTGTCATCCTGATAATCGAGGCGATGGTGGTATACTTCATGGTTCTTGCTGCGCACTCGCTCCGCCATCGTTTCGGACCTGTGCATTTCTACGCCCTTATCGGCGGAATAACCGCCATCATGTCCTGGGTTACCGATGCAGGCCTGAAAGTTCATGTGTCAGGAATTACCTTTGTGGTTGGTTCGACGGTTTTTTATACCTCACTGCTTTTAGGGGTTTTTGTCGTGTATGTATTTGATGGCCCGAGGGCTACGCGAATTGCGATTTCTACCGTTGTGGGAGTATCAATTATGGTACCGCTCGTTGCTGTAGCATTGCATTTTCAGGCTGCTTTGATAGGGTATAATTCAGTTGCGCATGTGCCTGTGCCGAGCCTGCGAATCAATGCGGCCTCGGTGATTGCCACATTGCTCGATCTGGTTTTTCTTGCCATTGTCTGGGAGGTTTTTGGGAAGCCTTTTCTGAAGATACAACTCTGGCTACGTGCATTTTTAACCCTTCTCGGGGTCATGTGGCTAGATGTAATTCTTTTCGCGACCGGTGCCTTTGCGGGCACTCCCGAATATTTCAGCATTATGCAGGGGACACTGGTAAGCCGCCTGATCGTCTCCGTGTTTGCGCTTCCCTTTTTATACGGATATCTGCATTGGCAGAGCGACAAGAAAGGCCTCCCGATCGAAAACCGTCCGGTTCTATCCATTTTGAAGAAAGTCGCCGAGATCGAGATCGAGCTGTCACTTGCAAAACAGGAAATCGAGCAGAGAAAACAGATGGAAGTTGAACTGCGAAGCCTGTCAATTACCGATGAACTCACCGGCCTTTACAACCGGAGAGGGTTTGGTGCACTGGCAGAGCATCAGCTCAAGATAGCGAACCGGCTTGGGCAGGGGCACTTCCTTCTCTATGCCGATCTTGACGGTCTTAAGAATATCAACGATACCCTCGGCCATAAGGAAGGCGACAAGATTCTGATCAGAGCCGCTGATATTTTGACCGCAACGTACCGGAATTCAGATATCATAGCCCGAATGGGAGGAGACGAATTCGTGGTTTTTCCCATTGGAACTGCCGGAGACAATGTTGAGATGATCATCTCACGGCTGCAAAACAACATTGATTTGCATAACTCCGGAGTATCGCCTGCCTACAAAATTTCAATGAGTATTGGTGTTGCATATTATGACCCCGAATCTCCGTGTACAGTTGATGAACTTCTGACCAGAGCGGATAACGCGATGTACGAAAACAAGAAAGTCAGAAGAAGCCGGGGCAATTGATTTTCCTTTCTCACTCATCCGGTATTTGCTCAGGGTATACTTATCCCGGATCATTCGCGCTCCTTTCATTGCAGAACAGAGGCATTTTTGCCGCTCTTTCGCGGTACGCTTAACTAATCTCAAACAACAATTGATGAAACATTGGTGAAATAATTGATTGACATCGCAAAATATGTCTGTTACGATTACGTTTGTTTTTTGCCACTACGAATTTTATTAAGGGAGGAAAGAATGGCGACAAAAGTGACGAAAAAGGTTGCGAAGAAGGCAAAGGCGGTAAAAAAGACAGTCACAAAAAAGGCAAAATCGGTGAAAAAGACGGTCGCAAAGAATGCGAAAAAAGTGGAAAAGAAGATCGCCAAGACAGTAAAGGCCGTGAAAAAGAAGATTTCATAAATAACGTTTTTCAGGGCGCTGAAGGGACACCCCTGTTCGCTGTTCCTGTCTTGTAATGCAGCAATGGAACAGGTCATGAGAGTATTGCGTGAGGTATTGATTGTCTGTCATTGGTCTGTCAGTCGGATGACAGTCAGGAACAGTTTCTGAGAAGCCATATTCCGGTCACGCGGTAACGGCAGAAATGCAGTGACAGAAGTTAAAGGGCACGCCCATACCGGATATAGGAACCGTCTGAATCCTGCCGTACTTCGACACTGACATCGAGAGCTTCCTTAAGCAGGCTGTCTGTTAAAACTTCTTCCGGCTTTCCTGTGCCAAGGACCTTTCCTTCTTTAAGGAGTATCACTTTCCCAAACCGCAACGCAAGATTGATGTCATGAAGTGCCATGATAACCGAGATATTTTTTGTCTCTCTCAGTTCGCTGAGAAGCCTCTGAAACTCTATCTGGTATTTGATGTCAAGGTTTGCCAAAGGTTCATCGAGCAGGAGAAGCCCTGCCCCCTGCAGAATCGTCATTGCGATGAAAGCCCTTCGTCTCTCACCTCCGCTCAGGTTTGCAAGATATGAATCAGCTTTTTCCCGGAGGCCCACTGCACGCAATGCCTCATCAACGGTCATTTCTGGTGGGATATCATAGGGATACAGCCCCATCGCAACGAGTTCCCTGACCCTGAAGGGGATGCGGGCATCCAGAAGCTGCGGCAGGTAGCACAGGAGCTTTGCCCTGTCTTTATTCCGGTATGACTCAAGGGGTTTGCCCCAGAGACGTATGCTGCCGTTTTGGGGTCTTATCAGACCTCCTGCAAGTTTGAGAATCGTGGATTTGCCGGAACCATTTGCACCAAGGAGACCGATGAATTCCCCGTCTCCGATGGTGAACGCAAGATTCTCAATAAAATTCCCCTGCCTGTAATAACTGAATCCGACATCCTGAAGCTCCAGAATGTTCTGTCTATGTACTGAGAACATCTCTCCTCCTCAGCAGATAGAGAAAATACGGTGAGCCGATAATTGCGGTAATAATCCCTGAAGGGATTTCCATGGGGGGAATGACTGATCTGC encodes:
- a CDS encoding helicase C-terminal domain-containing protein, producing MKRKKASHLAEDSESFLRDTVSEAMKNYEMRPSQVDMMRACAENIEHGGILLAEAGTGTGKTFAYLIPVVLSGRKTILSTKTINLQEQLVEKDLKFLSGLKGFSYAIAKGRSNYLCLRRLNALRHEDSYEAEEYRSFVVWASDTETGDIETFKGRRTSLWDRICADPDACRGNKCRYYRQCFYFRARQKWGKAQIVVANHALTGINCMLAGDARILPIAEVMILDEAHALDNVLSEVIGSTLSNRGFDSVLNRLLKTDERGHYRGLLSKSPHLFSALESLRAEARMFWTMLNSNYRDREMIEGVFKDSGMTIGIAAAIHSLIEDIRTSVSGLFEEDEETELIAALAKLSVFSYGLEEFTAGEESVVRWVEIENGRTALRISPVYPREFVLTRIVPEYQSIILTSATLSVEGNFSCIAQVLGVENSVQLALPSPFDFKTQVAVVIREGVDLKERDGPEKLAEVIIDEATRRDGGILVLFTSRDIMKKTWKLCAEDLEQMGFNPMIQGELPNRVMLQTMRDSENSIVFGLDSFWEGIDVQGNSLKSLIITKLPFEVPTEPVVMARTAMIEKEGGNPFYEYSLPRAVLKFRQGFGRLIRAKTDRGRIIICDGRIETRAYGRIFKRVFSL
- a CDS encoding diguanylate cyclase, with product MGTEVVILIIEAMVVYFMVLAAHSLRHRFGPVHFYALIGGITAIMSWVTDAGLKVHVSGITFVVGSTVFYTSLLLGVFVVYVFDGPRATRIAISTVVGVSIMVPLVAVALHFQAALIGYNSVAHVPVPSLRINAASVIATLLDLVFLAIVWEVFGKPFLKIQLWLRAFLTLLGVMWLDVILFATGAFAGTPEYFSIMQGTLVSRLIVSVFALPFLYGYLHWQSDKKGLPIENRPVLSILKKVAEIEIELSLAKQEIEQRKQMEVELRSLSITDELTGLYNRRGFGALAEHQLKIANRLGQGHFLLYADLDGLKNINDTLGHKEGDKILIRAADILTATYRNSDIIARMGGDEFVVFPIGTAGDNVEMIISRLQNNIDLHNSGVSPAYKISMSIGVAYYDPESPCTVDELLTRADNAMYENKKVRRSRGN
- a CDS encoding ABC transporter ATP-binding protein → MFSVHRQNILELQDVGFSYYRQGNFIENLAFTIGDGEFIGLLGANGSGKSTILKLAGGLIRPQNGSIRLWGKPLESYRNKDRAKLLCYLPQLLDARIPFRVRELVAMGLYPYDIPPEMTVDEALRAVGLREKADSYLANLSGGERRRAFIAMTILQGAGLLLLDEPLANLDIKYQIEFQRLLSELRETKNISVIMALHDINLALRFGKVILLKEGKVLGTGKPEEVLTDSLLKEALDVSVEVRQDSDGSYIRYGRAL
- a CDS encoding DnaJ domain-containing protein, which produces MVQNPQTKVDLEIRAFRRYARDFDCIVSIGKKSFQAKTFDYSFNGISILTDVSIPLRPGDIICLTVDGLKLRQKGRVQWIQAIHSRLRAGILKTGPINGSFNDYEPSDIFLGLQKTLKTGILDVRKGNVIKNVYIRNGSIIFAASNQDEDRLGDILLLSGKITRDQYAEVSRLKEQTGKRYAVILTGAGFLQPAGLVTAVELQAKQIIESIFSLKDADFEFRETPFSLKDAPALRLPVADLIFEETKRNADIGLLEKHLMNHIIDFSTTPLNLFQSVDLDPADRTVVSLVDGKTRMEDIVRLSPEPPAETLKTIYALLKVRILVTKQEDESPHGISIADVFDRTQEPPQELIEKIHVMHAQYSTLGYYGVLGLKKDASDDEIKKAFYQAAKEYHPDRNFSLPEDMKKKLIEVFTYITNAYITLRDPEKRKEHDDSKPPLQSGTVQNREIAQSKFFEGKILFRKKKFGEAAGLFASAVYFDRSVAVFHYYHGCALERAGNLKEAVTALNKALELKPSDLDIMAELGHVYLKLGFKLRAKGYFTNALKVNSSHKRALEGIGISGKE